A stretch of DNA from Ricinus communis isolate WT05 ecotype wild-type chromosome 4, ASM1957865v1, whole genome shotgun sequence:
AACAGATTCACCATCAGGCCTTTGGCTGTTTGTATCATCCAtattatcctttttcttctcatttttactAGGACTTCCTTGTCCAGAACTTATTGGACCTTCCAGTTTCACTTCCATGTACTCAGACTTAACTGGCATAGTTGTATCACCCTGTTTGTAATCTTGGTGCTGGGCATCCTGGGACACAAGGGAATCAGCGGTTACAGAAGCAGACACAGCAGAACTTTCACTCTCAGGTTTAAGAGAGCGGGAGGACTGCTCTATCTTCATGCGCTTTAAAGAAGGATGTAGCTCTTCGGAAGTTTCAACTGATGGATATTTCGAAATCAACTTAGCAGTATTATCACCAATATCATTAGGTTTGCTTGATAAACCAGGATCTGAGACTGGACGAGTGCGTGGCCTCATTTGCGCctctatataatttttgacAGGAATACAGACAGGGCAACCTACATCTCTGCAGTGCTTGTTGTGTCGAATCAATATCCTGGTATGATGGCATCGAGGATATGGGCATGGAGATGTGTTACATTTATCCATATGTCTCAACAGTTTTTGGGCATTAATGCAATTAGTTTCTGGACATTTCCCTTCTGGGGCTGTACACCTACGAGCATGCCGCAAAAACAGAAGCCACCTCTGTTGATTTCTGAACTGTCGGTCAGGATTTGCATTTCCAGATCTACATGTAACACCATTTGAGTTTTGGCTCTCGGATGTGCTTCTAGGAGGAACATTCTGACCAATAAATGATCCTTCTGAAGCTAAATTATTACGTTGAGCTTCATCCTGACCATATATTCTTTGACGGAAGTCCTCCTGGACATGCTGATCATGCAACATGCTCCTAGGTATGCCAGTTCTGCCTTGCAAATTAGGATGCCATTGACTCTGCAATACTGAATCTGATGGTGTCCCAACAGCAAGGCAATCAAAATCACTTTGAGACTCTGAAACCAATTGATGTGGATGTAATATCTGTTGCATTTGCTGCGAATTTTGTGCCAGTGACGAACACATTTCATTCTGCCCAGATGGAAGAGAGAGATTTTGTGCACCCCGGGGACGGTCTTCAACAACATTCTGCTGGAATTGACTTTGTAGCTCAGATATTTGGAAATGTTGAGGGGTTTGTGAGTGGAGATTTTCATTGTGATGCTCCATCCCAGGCTCAAGCTTAACCTGGCTACTAGGATCAGATGCCAGCTGAGACTGATCAAAAGTATCATGCAACAGAGGGTGCTGCTGGTTTTGCTGCTTTTGTAGGCTATGTTGCTGAATGAATTGTTGCTGTGGGAATTGATGAAGATGTTGCTGAAATTGCTGCTGTTGGTGAGTTTGTAACACACTGTCTCTTGAAGGTACTGGAGACTGGAAATTCATCTTTTCAGATTGATCAACCGACTGGGATTTTACATGCGCAGCTTGTTGTATACCTTGTAAATTTGATTGATTATTTACCAGAGACGAATTAGATTTGGACATAGGCTGCAAGTTCACAGAGGTCATATTTTGAGAATTCATCACTGATCCAACAGATGTTAGAGCGCCATAGAAGTTTCCAGAACCAAAAGTATCAGCATTACTCATTCCATACCCATCACCTGACAATCACAATGTTGGTGATCAGATGTTGCTCTAGCCTAAACTGAAGTCGCATTATCTCAAGTTACATATGACATGATAAATCtcaaaaaccaaaagaaacaagagGGGAAGGAgagggaggagagagagagagagggggtACCCTGGATTAGTTGTCTCTGTTGTTGATCAAAGTGCTGCTGCAATGGTTTGGGAGAACTAGCATAAGGTGTGGAAGTCACATACCCCTCAGAGGTACAGGGTTCATTCACAAGCTGTAAATTGTTCCCAATCATCCCCATTCCGCCATTTAAAGCACCATTTGGGAACCCATAAGATTTCTGCTGCAAGCCAGATCTGATATTGCTTCCCAATTGGCTGCCAAGATTCTGCAATATGCGACTATTTTGACCACTGACATACTGCTTTTGCTGCAGGGGCTGTGATACCATCGTTGATTCAACAGTTGAATAACCACTGACATTATTAGTAGAAGACTCCATATTCACATAAGATTGGTTACTAGTAATGCTATTGTTActattattgttgttattgCTATTAAATCCAGGAGTTGGAATCATCTGGCTAGTCATTCTCTGCACACCCAAGGATGACATATTTCCACTAGAGTTAATGGAAAAACTGGCTGGTGACTGCTGATAACCATTAGGTAGAACTCCTGcaagcatttttattttttttggacATCAGTGTGGATAAGTAgacaaatatacatttttaataaacaTATCGTGAAGCTTACTTACCATCAGATCTACTAAAGGAACCACTGTGTATACCACTAGCAGACAACAGGCTACCTGTGTTCACTGTTGTAGCTGCTATACTATCACATCCGCTGGAAGCAATCATCATGGAATCTACAGAAGATACCATCAAGTTGGAATTCCCACCATGTGGTATACCAGGGGTTGGTATCATAGTGCCAATGGAAGAGGAAGGATTAACAAGTTGCACATGTCGTTGATTGTGGTTATTCACAGGTGTGCGCTTGATCAAACTACTAAGACGGCTCTCTAAGGTATTTAGGTTCATATAGTCCTCCTACAATAAAAGTACATTGTAAGCcacacaaaagaagaaacaaaaaacGACCAATCAAGGAATGAGAGAACAAATATCTGGAGTCAGTTGACGAGAATACAAGATCATGAAATTCAACAAATTGGTCACAAGATCCTTGATATAAAATCTTTAGCAGGTTTTAATAGAAGAGCCAAACAAAACAACCTTTGTCTGAGCAGCTTTAAATAGACCCTCCTCTAAGCGTTTGGCAATATCCTTGAATTTCTGTTTTTGTGGTTCGCTGACTGGCTGAGGCTGCCGCTGCAATATAATAGCAAATCTAGAGaaggaagaaaacaaaaggtcAGATccattaaaattgaaagagaaaTTTCAGTATCAACAGGGGAACAAAAACTGTTATGCACTAATATTATGGTACAATACCCCAAATTCAAGGTGCCGCTGAGCATCAATATTCCTTCAAGTAAAAACAATATATACCATTGACTTTAACAGATttatatacattcatacaaaaGCATTAAGCATACACTACAAAgctcaaaaatatataaaaactaaagtaTCATAGCCTCCTAAACTAAGCAGCCACATTACAGTCCGGGATTATGCTTCTGggtttgaaaaaaaaatagtttcatAGAGGTAAGCACCAATCAACTTCACAAGTAAGCATGCAGCAGCAAGCTAATCATCACCTTCAGAAGTTATGGAAAAAAAGCGAGATATAGGGTACCTTGATACTGCTTAAACTATCTAGAAAACCTTAACTAGCCCAGGATATGGCAGTCATCCTGGAAAGTGCTGTGCGTACATACTTCGAACCGCAAAAAAGCATTTGTTGAAACTCCAAAGTACAAATAAATGCAAATACAAACAGGAGCAAAGAATAGAAGTGTTACATTTTCTCTCGCATATAAATGCGAGCTCTATGAAGCTCAGGGTCCATGGAGAACATATTAGGCGGAGCAGGACCCCCACTGCCAGCAGTACCTAAATTCTGCAACTGGGGATTCCCATTTTGTTGGGGCAGTTGATTAGGAACCTGCCCTGAGATCTGCCCAGACATATGTGTCTGCACATTCATCTCCTTTAACCTTTACCTACAACAACCTACTCATGCTGCTTTAGCTCCAGCTGCAAGGAAAGTCAATTTTTTCAAGTTAAAGGGACAATTTATTACATACATAATATAGATGGTACTGACATAGTGAAGAAAGGGGATATGAAATAATGATATAGCAGCGCTTAAAATGGACAATTATAGCAAGGAGAGATAAGGTTTAAGAATTGGGGAAAATGAAGAATaatgtcaaaaaaaataaaagcctAAAATTGATTAATGAAACAAAATGGACAAGTGGATCGTCGGCTGAAGCTAGAATAAGATgcaattaaatagttaagaaAGTCAAATTGAATGGTAAAACTAATTATAGTAAGTAACCCTAGATTGGTTTAGGTTACTGAAACGAATCAAATCAAGAGCAAGTGAAAACCCTAACGAACCTGAAGGGTGCAATTGAGAAAGAACAACAACGATCGGAAGCTTCGAATTAAGAGAAAACGTCAAGTTTTTGCGAGTCGATGATGATGGTCCCAATCCCACGTGTGAATTAGACACGCTAGCTCGCTGTTTACGGTTTATGCCGATTAACGATGAAGAATAggacaagaaaataaagaatcataagaaatcctaatcgaagaaaataaccaattCCAAAGTGTAGACGCGATTGCCGAATTATtttcccctttttttttttttttaggttttcttcgTTTCAGGGTTCAATCAATTGGGGATTAATTTCGTCAAATCGTCAAAGccccaaaaataataattaatataaaaaatgataaaataaatttgcaaataCCGATATTATGCGACGCGAGCGtctattattatctttttatttttttttttcttttcttttttcacaatTTCAGCagctaatatttttctttttattacatatttttgCAAAAGGAACGGAGAAGATAAGTGAGAGGATTTTGGGCTGTTAATTACGATCGTTGGATAAATCAAGCGGAagtgacaaatatgcccctatgtttataaactattttcagttctttccttttctcacTGCATCTCTCTCTATCTTATCAGACTGTTACTTTTAGAATTGtcttataattttgatatatttaaatattgagatacaaatttttttaatatatattaatgtaaaattttttatatagtttataattaatatattaattaataaattatttattcaattatatataattatagtaagacaaataaatataatatcatgacatatatttgtctttaatacacaattattatattaatgtaTAGATTTTATGTTCGTCATAGAATTAATataggtttattttttaattaaacaataattctTATCCAAAATATAGTACCGCAAGTATACTTTTGATagtaattttgataataattccTCATCTTATAtggaaatattataaattatattgctTATTGGATCgttattatatgtatttaatttagtattaattaattttacatacataaatatttttaaaatgaaaataaatcaattcaaataaattaaaaatattcataatcagaatgataataaaattttattgaataaaattatagtaaaatCCGTACAACGGGCGGTCAAATaactagtatattttttaatataatctaaatataaagaaatttaaaaaaaaaattcctatGATTTGAGAAATTATCACCTTCATAGTGGattcattcttttaaaattaaaactagtTCATGAAACAATTTGTGAATGCAAGTTGCAGATAAGCCTATGctatttttctcttctaaCGTACATTACAAATGCAGttcagaaaaaattaaaagaaaaaccacaTTTGAAGTAAACTATCTTTTAGCATGTTTCAATTTCAGTGATCCTGATTAATTAATTGTCGTGCAGACATTTTGATCAAATTTATGCAGACAAGACCTTCCAAAATTCGATTTAGGATACTGAGAACTTGGAATGAAAATCTACTTCTTACCCAATACAAAATCAACAGATTCTCATTTTAATGAATGAtgttcttataaaaaaaaaaaaaaaaagagaaaggaaaaatatcagaagtatctatatatattttattttttgttaaaaatttacaatctttttatttttactgtgttaaaatattaaaacataatttgttgatttttatttaaatttacggttttaagttaatttttagttttttttggttgtttttatgtaaaataacCACAACATAcgtttaaaaaaattagaaaaataatattttttttaaaacttgcacaacaaaaataatattcttatcGATTTTAGAGTATTTACTTTCGAAAGttcccaaaaagaaaagtgcTAAATGATCATTGGTCCTTTTTAAGGAACCAAAATCTGACATTAGAATTTGGCCTGCTCACCTTTAGAATGACTCGTTTTTTATCGATAAGGTCATCATCAATAGAAAGTGTATTAAGATCATGGCTTGGAAGCTGGTATTTTAGGGTAAATGGGAAGTTAATATGAAGTGTTGTGGATAAGTGGACAGAGAGAAGTAAAAGTTGTGGCGGTTTTGGGGACGGTGATGATGGGCTGGTTGTGTTTAGTGTGGTGGAGTTCGGGTGTTTAAGTTTCTAAAACTGGAAGAGTATAAGTTTagttaatttactttttttttttttcaatatttacaAAATGTTTAGATAACATGCTTCAAACATGTGAGTCACATGTTTAATGGTTGTAAttgaagcaaagttaagttaAAGAGGCTAGTTCCAGAAATGAGACACGTTCAAGGAGCCATTTTTGTGTTTAGCATTCTCTAGCGTGTCAAATAGAACCAACACCTCAAATCACTCACTGGAGAAATTCAGACTGCCGTCTGCCAGCATCTAACAATCTTTCGAAAAGATTAATCAAAGCCCTCATCCGTGTTGGTCAAGCCATGCACATAACAGCATTGAAGCAGCATGATTTCCCAATAAGAATCAACCAAGGAAGGTGGGGAGCCGTGGAGGCATGCTTttctaaacaataaaaataactaaaaaaaaaaaaaggaaggaaggGTGAATATGTGCAAAGGAGGTAGCACCGGCATGCTATCCAGAGTACATGAGCTTCAGCTTTCTGCCACAACCTAAAATGCACCGTCACAAAGGCCTCGTGGCAATGCAAATATTCCTTGTACATGCATAATTACACTAAACTCTGAATCTATATCCAAATAGCCACCTACCAGAGCAGGAAACAACATACTGCAAGTACTCATATTAGTTATAGGCCGAAGGCCGGGATCTTGGTGGCATGTAAAAAGAGTTGTGAATATCTATTGGAGTGTCCAAAAATGGGTTCCACCTATCAAATATAATCCGACCACCTCGGCCAATTCTCCCATGAAATCTATAAGGGGGGCTGGATGCACCATTCTTTGATGAGGAATCTACAGGTGGTGCAATGCCTGCAGCTGCCAACTTGTCTGGAACAAGAGGCTTTGTGAATAACAGAATTGGCTCGAGAGGATCCTGTCGTCACACAAGATATAAGATTCAacaatgaaattaatattccAATATAAAGAGTCAACTTATATGAACTGAGTTGATAAGATCCTGGATTTGCCCtcgaaaataaaattcaactaTGCACCTGATATTCCAAGATGAAGTTGTTATGTGCTAGTATGGGCCAACTTTTAATCGCAACCAGTTAACTAGTGGCATTTTACAGAAATTGATTCTTTTGAGAGAGGCATACTGTTAccattttatactatttagcAAGGTAGAGAATCTATGTGCATACCATTTTATTAAGCCATCCATATGGAGAATGCCGTCGTCTGAACTCTTGCTTCACGCTTCCTGCAGGCACTGTAAGGGAGTCCATGAAAGGAGGATTTTGAGACGCAGCAAGTCGAGCACGCGGACGACTGTTTGCTAAGTCATCTGAATCTACAAATTCATCTTCACTTGAAGCAAACTTGGAAGAGATAGGTGGGAATCCAGGAAGAACCAAGCTATCTTCAAGGAGCTCAGTTTCATGCTGAGAAGAAGCCAATT
This window harbors:
- the LOC8259930 gene encoding histone acetyltransferase HAC1 — encoded protein: MNVQTHMSGQISGQVPNQLPQQNGNPQLQNLGTAGSGGPAPPNMFSMDPELHRARIYMREKIFAIILQRQPQPVSEPQKQKFKDIAKRLEEGLFKAAQTKEDYMNLNTLESRLSSLIKRTPVNNHNQRHVQLVNPSSSIGTMIPTPGIPHGGNSNLMVSSVDSMMIASSGCDSIAATTVNTGSLLSASGIHSGSFSRSDGVLPNGYQQSPASFSINSSGNMSSLGVQRMTSQMIPTPGFNSNNNNNSNNSITSNQSYVNMESSTNNVSGYSTVESTMVSQPLQQKQYVSGQNSRILQNLGSQLGSNIRSGLQQKSYGFPNGALNGGMGMIGNNLQLVNEPCTSEGYVTSTPYASSPKPLQQHFDQQQRQLIQGDGYGMSNADTFGSGNFYGALTSVGSVMNSQNMTSVNLQPMSKSNSSLVNNQSNLQGIQQAAHVKSQSVDQSEKMNFQSPVPSRDSVLQTHQQQQFQQHLHQFPQQQFIQQHSLQKQQNQQHPLLHDTFDQSQLASDPSSQVKLEPGMEHHNENLHSQTPQHFQISELQSQFQQNVVEDRPRGAQNLSLPSGQNEMCSSLAQNSQQMQQILHPHQLVSESQSDFDCLAVGTPSDSVLQSQWHPNLQGRTGIPRSMLHDQHVQEDFRQRIYGQDEAQRNNLASEGSFIGQNVPPRSTSESQNSNGVTCRSGNANPDRQFRNQQRWLLFLRHARRCTAPEGKCPETNCINAQKLLRHMDKCNTSPCPYPRCHHTRILIRHNKHCRDVGCPVCIPVKNYIEAQMRPRTRPVSDPGLSSKPNDIGDNTAKLISKYPSVETSEELHPSLKRMKIEQSSRSLKPESESSAVSASVTADSLVSQDAQHQDYKQGDTTMPVKSEYMEVKLEGPISSGQGSPSKNEKKKDNMDDTNSQRPDGESVARDESTSLAKQEKIKIEKEVDPVKQENSAQPADSATGTKSGKPKIKGVSLTELFTPEQVREHITGLRQWVGQSKAKAEKNQAMEHSMSENSCQLCAVEKLTFEPPPIYCTPCGARIKRNAMYYTMGAGDTRHYFCIPCYNEARGDSILADGTPIQKARLEKKKNDEETEEWWVQCDKCEAWQHQICALFNGRRNDGGQAEYTCPNCYIAEVERGERKPLPQSAVLGAKDLPRTILSDHIEQRLFRRLKQERQERARVQGKTYDEVAGAESLVIRVVSSVDKKLEVKQRFLEIFREENYPTEFPYKSKVVLLFQKIEGVEVCLFGMYVQEFGSESQFPNQRRVYLSYLDSVKYFRPEIKTVTGEALRTFVYHEILIGYLEYCKKRGFTSCYIWACPPLKGEDYILYCHPEIQKTPKSDKLREWYLSMLRKASKENIVVDLTNLYDHFFVSTGECKAKVTAARLPYFDGDYWPGAAEDLIYQLNQEEDGRKQNKKGTTKKTITKRALKASGQSDLSGNASKDLLLMHKLGETICPMKEDFIMVHLQHCCTHCCILMVSGNRWVCNQCKNFQICDKCYESEQKREERERHPVNQREKHALYPVEITDVPADTKDKDEILESEFFDTRQAFLSLCQGNHYQYDTLRRAKHSSMMVLYHLHNPTAPAFVTTCNICHLDIETGQGWRCEVCPDYDVCNACYQKDGGIDHPHKLTNHPSTADRDAQNKEARQQRVLQLRRMLDLLVHASQCRSPHCQYPNCRKVKGLFRHGIQCKTRASGGCVLCKKMWYLLQLHARACKESECHVPRCRDLKEHLRRLQQQSDSRRRAAVMEMMRQRAAEVAGNSG